A single window of Synechococcus sp. CBW1004 DNA harbors:
- a CDS encoding pentapeptide repeat-containing protein has protein sequence MNSSTSAPDPVDSPCARPHQPVRAASWHARFGRWLLLALVPVFLLVAPLPLRAEFSGVDYTLTNQNEQDFSGQDLAHTSFAGAQGRHSRFQGADLHGAILTQAAFPEADFSGADLSDVLMDKVDFSGADFTGALLRGVIASGASFRGATVTGADFSDALLDREDVRALCREASGTNPVTGVATRESLGCG, from the coding sequence ATGAACAGCTCCACCAGCGCCCCGGACCCGGTCGATTCGCCCTGCGCACGGCCGCATCAGCCCGTGCGCGCCGCCTCCTGGCATGCCCGCTTCGGTCGCTGGCTGCTTCTTGCGCTGGTTCCGGTGTTCCTGCTGGTCGCTCCTCTGCCGCTGCGGGCCGAGTTCAGCGGTGTCGATTACACGCTCACCAACCAGAACGAGCAGGACTTCAGCGGCCAGGACCTGGCCCATACCTCCTTCGCCGGTGCCCAGGGGCGCCACAGCCGTTTCCAAGGGGCCGACCTGCATGGGGCGATCCTCACCCAGGCGGCCTTCCCCGAGGCTGATTTCAGTGGCGCCGATCTCAGCGATGTGCTGATGGACAAGGTGGATTTCAGTGGCGCGGACTTCACGGGGGCCCTGCTGCGGGGTGTGATCGCCTCCGGCGCCAGCTTCCGCGGCGCCACCGTCACCGGAGCTGATTTCAGTGATGCACTGCTCGATCGTGAGGATGTGCGCGCCCTCTGCCGTGAGGCCAGCGGCACGAACCCGGTCACCGGCGTGGCGACGCGGGAGAGCCTCGGTTGTGGCTGA
- a CDS encoding folylpolyglutamate synthase/dihydrofolate synthase family protein, whose translation MLLPPLPTPVDLDDLLEPFSRRGVDLGLDRLRAALQEGGNPQERFAAVQVAGTNGKGSICTFLHSILRQAGLRVGTYRSPHLVSWCERIQLGDAWITPEQLRDDLRRWQAIGRRHALTPFELLTAAAFDRFARSDLDLVILEVGLGGRLDATTAHPRRPVIGLASIGLDHREHLGDTLAAIAAEKAGVMTEAAHVFSGPQDPEVAAVLEAEARRCGSRLQWLEPLAEVSAGGPILGLNGGWQRRNAAVAVAMARALARQGWTIPEPAIEAGLAAARWPGRLERRRWRGRELLLDGAHNPPAALALAGGLQAMGGSGGRRWLLGMQRHKQAPEMLQALLGPADRARIVPIPGHRCWDAASLAAALPGQAGHLEPGSEGDNGLERDLAWLTDMDGPLPVVAGSLHLLGQMIPLLDPEP comes from the coding sequence GTGCTGCTTCCTCCGCTGCCCACGCCCGTTGATCTGGATGATCTGCTCGAGCCGTTCAGCCGCCGCGGCGTGGATCTCGGCCTCGATCGCCTGCGCGCCGCCCTTCAGGAGGGCGGCAACCCCCAGGAGCGCTTCGCCGCCGTGCAGGTGGCCGGCACCAACGGCAAGGGCTCGATCTGCACGTTCCTGCACAGCATCCTGCGGCAGGCCGGCCTGCGGGTGGGCACCTACCGCTCGCCGCATCTGGTCAGCTGGTGCGAGCGCATCCAGCTCGGCGATGCCTGGATCACCCCGGAGCAACTGCGGGACGACCTGCGGCGCTGGCAGGCGATCGGTCGCCGCCATGCCCTCACCCCCTTCGAGCTGCTCACCGCGGCCGCCTTCGATCGCTTTGCCCGCTCGGATCTCGATCTGGTGATCCTGGAGGTGGGCCTGGGGGGCCGCCTCGATGCCACCACAGCCCATCCCCGGCGGCCCGTGATCGGGCTGGCCAGCATCGGCCTCGATCACCGCGAACATCTGGGCGACACCCTGGCGGCGATCGCAGCTGAGAAGGCAGGCGTGATGACGGAGGCCGCCCACGTGTTCAGCGGCCCCCAGGATCCAGAGGTGGCGGCGGTGCTCGAGGCCGAGGCGCGGCGCTGCGGCAGTCGCCTGCAATGGCTCGAACCCCTGGCGGAGGTGAGCGCCGGAGGTCCCATCCTCGGCCTGAACGGTGGCTGGCAGCGTCGCAACGCCGCGGTGGCCGTGGCGATGGCGCGGGCGCTGGCGCGCCAGGGCTGGACGATTCCGGAGCCTGCGATCGAGGCCGGTCTGGCCGCGGCCCGCTGGCCGGGGCGGCTGGAGCGGCGCCGCTGGCGGGGGCGGGAGCTGCTCCTTGATGGCGCCCATAATCCCCCCGCGGCTCTGGCTCTGGCGGGCGGGCTTCAGGCCATGGGAGGCTCCGGCGGGCGGCGCTGGCTGCTGGGGATGCAGCGCCACAAGCAGGCCCCGGAGATGCTGCAGGCCCTGCTGGGACCGGCCGACCGGGCCCGCATCGTGCCGATTCCCGGTCACCGCTGCTGGGATGCGGCCTCGCTGGCGGCGGCCCTGCCCGGGCAGGCCGGTCACCTGGAGCCCGGCAGCGAGGGGGACAACGGCCTCGAGCGGGATCTGGCCTGGCTGACGGACATGGATGGCCCCCTGCCGGTGGTGGCCGGTTCGCTGCATCTGCTGGGACAGATGATCCCCCTTCTGGATCCGGAGCCCTGA
- a CDS encoding aspartate aminotransferase family protein, producing MNTYGRFPLELVRGKGVWLTDRDGRRYLDAVAGIAVCTLGHSDPVLRRRLCRQLRKLQHVSNLYRIPEQEQLAAAIAARSCADRVFFCNSGAEANEAAIKLARKHGHDVRGIERPLILTAESSFHGRTLAAVTATGQPKYHQGFEPMVEGFRYFPYNDTVAFEALLKQCEAEGPRVAAVLLEPLQGEGGVIPGDPAFFRRVRQLCDERRILLIFDEVQIGVGRSGRWWGYEQLGVEPDAFTLAKGLGGGIPIGALAVKDAVDLLRPGEHASTFGGNPFACRAGLTVIEEIEKRQLLPHVQRMGERLEHLLAELQASHPTLIEGVRGWGLLRGVVLREGGPTAPQVVQAAMDEGLLLVPAGTRVVRIVPPLVIRPRHLRTLVKRLGRALERVG from the coding sequence ATGAACACCTACGGCCGTTTCCCGCTGGAACTGGTCAGGGGCAAGGGGGTCTGGCTCACCGACCGCGATGGCCGCCGTTATCTCGACGCGGTGGCCGGCATTGCTGTGTGCACCCTCGGTCACAGCGATCCGGTGCTGCGCCGCCGCCTCTGCCGGCAGCTGCGCAAGCTGCAGCACGTCTCGAATCTGTATCGGATTCCAGAGCAGGAGCAGCTGGCCGCCGCCATTGCCGCGCGCAGCTGTGCCGATCGTGTCTTCTTCTGCAACTCCGGCGCCGAGGCGAATGAGGCGGCGATCAAGCTGGCCCGCAAGCACGGCCATGACGTCCGCGGCATCGAGCGGCCGCTGATCCTCACCGCTGAATCCAGCTTCCATGGCCGCACCCTGGCGGCGGTCACCGCCACCGGTCAGCCCAAGTACCACCAGGGCTTCGAGCCGATGGTGGAGGGCTTCCGCTATTTCCCCTACAACGACACCGTCGCTTTCGAAGCGCTGCTGAAGCAGTGTGAAGCCGAGGGGCCACGGGTGGCGGCGGTGCTGCTGGAGCCCCTCCAGGGCGAGGGCGGCGTCATCCCCGGCGATCCTGCCTTCTTCCGGCGTGTGCGGCAGCTGTGCGATGAGCGCCGCATCCTGCTGATCTTCGATGAGGTGCAGATCGGCGTCGGCCGCAGCGGCAGATGGTGGGGCTACGAGCAGCTCGGGGTCGAGCCCGATGCCTTCACCCTGGCCAAGGGGCTGGGTGGCGGTATTCCGATCGGTGCCCTGGCCGTCAAGGACGCGGTTGATCTGCTGCGGCCCGGCGAGCATGCCAGCACCTTCGGCGGCAATCCCTTTGCCTGCCGCGCCGGCCTGACCGTGATCGAGGAGATCGAGAAGCGGCAGCTGCTGCCCCATGTCCAGCGGATGGGCGAGAGGCTGGAGCATCTGCTGGCGGAGCTGCAGGCCTCCCACCCGACCCTGATCGAAGGGGTGCGCGGCTGGGGTCTGCTGCGCGGCGTGGTGCTGCGGGAGGGAGGCCCCACGGCGCCCCAGGTGGTTCAGGCCGCCATGGACGAAGGCCTGCTGCTGGTACCGGCGGGCACCCGTGTGGTGCGCATCGTGCCGCCGCTGGTGATCCGGCCGCGCCACCTCCGCACCCTGGTGAAGCGGTTGGGGCGGGCCCTGGAGCGTGTCGGCTGA
- the murA gene encoding UDP-N-acetylglucosamine 1-carboxyvinyltransferase has product MISTAIPTHTALQDESVLSAAAPLAGVDAPPGATAPSLRGQPRLEIEGGHSLSGTIRVSGAKNSALVLMAASLLTKETLRLRNVPPLTDITAMGEILAALGVRVLRQGESLDLDGETIQRTAPPYELVNSLRASFFCIGPLLARTGMAQIPLPGGCQIGTRPVVEHVKGLKALGAQVTIEHGVVTAAVPGGGRLRGGHIHLDCPSVGATETLMMAAALADGDTTIDNAAQEPEVSDLANLLIAMGAHISGAGTPTITIQGVSELHGADYAVIPDRIEAGTFLLAAAITRSRLRVAPLIPEHLGAVLTKLEEAGCELKVDGDGLIIDARQIRGVDLRTQPFPGFPTDLQAPFMSLLATAEGSSMVVETIFENRLQHVAELQRMGAAIRMQGNTAFLEGVPQLSGAPVRGTDLRASAAMVLAGLAASGTTTVRGLEFLDRGYADLEGKLNGVGARIRRVHDEPVAS; this is encoded by the coding sequence ATGATCAGCACCGCCATCCCCACGCACACCGCTCTTCAGGACGAATCCGTCCTGTCGGCTGCCGCCCCGCTCGCCGGGGTCGACGCGCCGCCGGGCGCCACCGCGCCCTCCCTGCGCGGTCAGCCCCGTCTGGAGATCGAGGGGGGGCATTCCCTCTCCGGCACGATCCGTGTCAGCGGGGCCAAGAATTCGGCCCTGGTGCTGATGGCGGCATCCCTCCTGACGAAGGAGACCCTGCGTCTGCGCAATGTGCCGCCGTTGACCGACATCACGGCCATGGGGGAGATCCTCGCTGCCCTGGGTGTCCGGGTGCTGCGTCAGGGCGAAAGCCTCGATCTCGACGGCGAGACCATCCAGCGCACCGCTCCTCCCTACGAGCTGGTGAACAGTCTGCGCGCCAGCTTCTTCTGCATCGGCCCCCTGCTGGCACGCACCGGCATGGCCCAGATCCCTCTTCCAGGCGGCTGTCAGATCGGCACCCGTCCCGTGGTCGAGCACGTCAAGGGGCTCAAGGCCCTCGGCGCCCAGGTCACGATCGAGCATGGGGTTGTCACCGCTGCCGTGCCCGGCGGGGGCCGCCTGCGCGGTGGACACATCCACCTCGACTGCCCGAGTGTCGGCGCCACCGAGACGCTGATGATGGCTGCGGCCCTGGCCGACGGCGACACCACCATCGACAACGCCGCCCAGGAGCCCGAGGTGAGTGATCTGGCAAATCTGCTGATCGCGATGGGCGCCCACATCTCCGGTGCCGGCACCCCGACGATCACGATCCAGGGTGTCTCCGAGCTCCATGGCGCCGACTACGCCGTCATCCCCGACCGGATCGAAGCCGGCACCTTCCTGCTCGCCGCCGCCATCACCCGCTCGCGCCTGCGTGTCGCTCCGTTGATCCCCGAGCATCTCGGGGCCGTGCTCACCAAGCTGGAAGAGGCCGGCTGTGAGCTCAAGGTGGATGGAGACGGGCTGATCATCGATGCCAGACAGATCCGGGGCGTCGATCTGCGCACCCAGCCCTTCCCGGGCTTCCCCACCGATCTGCAGGCCCCGTTCATGAGCCTGCTGGCCACCGCCGAAGGCAGCAGCATGGTGGTCGAGACGATTTTCGAGAACCGTCTCCAGCATGTGGCTGAGCTGCAGCGCATGGGCGCTGCGATCCGCATGCAGGGCAACACCGCCTTCCTCGAGGGCGTCCCCCAGCTCAGCGGTGCCCCGGTGCGCGGCACCGATCTGCGTGCCTCCGCCGCCATGGTGCTGGCCGGCCTGGCCGCTTCGGGCACCACCACGGTCCGGGGCCTGGAGTTCCTCGATCGGGGTTACGCCGATCTGGAGGGCAAGCTCAATGGTGTCGGCGCCCGCATCCGGCGGGTGCATGACGAGCCTGTGGCCTCCTGA
- a CDS encoding RNA methyltransferase: MPLRLGNGQARPTAGGQDSELITSRRNPLVRQLRALHEPRGRREQGLLLLEGRHLLEEALRLQLIPDLVAATPTWIARHADLWACLPAATRRQPLADEALALAASTSHPDGVLATLQPPEPDPARRPGFVLALDGLQDPGNLGTLLRTALAAGVEEVWLAEGADPYAPKVLRASSGAALALPLRRLERQELLAWLQGQESEGLQRVATLVSGGRPYWDVDWTLPTVLLLGNEGAGLDPQLAALADARVTIPHSPAVESLNVAVAAAPLLLERWRQSAIPSGGRMPGIPHSSTR, encoded by the coding sequence ATGCCATTGCGTCTGGGAAACGGTCAGGCACGGCCCACCGCAGGCGGTCAGGACTCCGAGCTGATCACCAGCCGACGCAACCCGTTGGTGCGCCAGCTGCGCGCCCTGCATGAACCACGGGGCCGCCGCGAGCAGGGCCTGCTCCTGCTGGAGGGACGCCATCTCCTGGAAGAAGCGCTGCGACTGCAGCTGATTCCGGATCTGGTGGCGGCCACGCCCACCTGGATCGCACGCCACGCCGACCTGTGGGCCTGCCTGCCCGCTGCCACCCGCAGGCAGCCGCTGGCGGATGAGGCCCTGGCGCTGGCGGCCAGCACCAGCCATCCCGACGGGGTGCTGGCCACCCTGCAGCCACCGGAGCCGGATCCGGCGCGGCGCCCCGGCTTCGTGCTCGCCCTCGACGGACTGCAGGATCCCGGGAACCTCGGCACCCTGCTGCGCACCGCCCTGGCGGCCGGCGTGGAGGAGGTGTGGCTGGCGGAGGGTGCGGACCCCTACGCACCCAAGGTGCTGCGCGCCTCCAGCGGTGCGGCGCTGGCCCTGCCGCTGCGACGGCTGGAGCGCCAGGAGCTGCTGGCATGGCTGCAGGGTCAGGAGTCGGAGGGTCTTCAGCGGGTGGCAACGCTGGTGAGCGGCGGCCGGCCCTACTGGGACGTCGACTGGACCCTGCCCACCGTGCTGCTCCTGGGCAACGAAGGAGCCGGCCTCGATCCGCAGCTGGCGGCGCTGGCCGATGCCCGCGTCACCATTCCCCACAGCCCGGCGGTGGAGTCGCTGAACGTGGCCGTGGCGGCGGCGCCGCTGCTGCTGGAACGCTGGCGGCAGAGCGCCATCCCCTCAGGGGGGAGAATGCCCGGCATCCCGCACAGCAGTACCCGGTGA
- the lpdA gene encoding dihydrolipoyl dehydrogenase, with translation MTAAPGSPAPTPGASGGFDFDVIVIGAGYGGFDAAKHAAEHGLKVAIVESRDMGGTCVNRGCVPSKALLAASGRVRELADAEHLAGFGIHAAPVRFERQKIADHAAQLVATIRSNLTKTLERVGTTILRGKGRLAGPQQVTVRESGSGIERTYCARDVIIATGSDPFVPPGIETDGRTVFTSDEAINLEWLPRWITIIGSGYIGLEFADVYTALGCEVTMIEALDRVMPTFDPDIAKIAARNLIDGRDIDARSGVLAQKITPGCPVKIELVDMKTREPVETLEVDAVLVATGRVPCSQELNLASVGVETNRGFIPVDDRMRVLVNGTPVPHLWAVGDVTGKMMLAHTAAAQGAVAIDNILGHGREIDYRSIPAATFTHPEISSVGLSEADARTLAEKEGFELGAVRSYFKANSKALAELESDGLMKLLFNKATGEVLGAHIYGLHAADLIQEIANAVARRQSVKQLANEVHTHPTLSEVVEVAYKQAAMAVAG, from the coding sequence GTGACCGCAGCTCCTGGTTCCCCCGCCCCGACCCCAGGGGCCTCGGGCGGCTTCGATTTTGACGTCATCGTCATCGGTGCCGGCTACGGCGGCTTCGATGCGGCCAAGCATGCGGCGGAGCACGGCCTCAAGGTGGCGATCGTCGAGAGCCGCGACATGGGCGGCACCTGCGTCAACCGCGGCTGCGTGCCCTCCAAGGCCCTGCTGGCCGCCAGCGGCCGCGTGCGCGAACTGGCCGATGCCGAGCACCTGGCCGGCTTCGGCATCCATGCCGCCCCGGTGCGCTTCGAGCGCCAGAAGATCGCCGATCACGCCGCCCAGCTGGTGGCGACGATCCGATCCAACCTGACCAAGACGCTGGAGCGCGTCGGCACCACGATCCTGCGGGGCAAGGGCCGGCTGGCCGGTCCCCAGCAGGTGACCGTGCGCGAGAGCGGCAGCGGCATCGAGCGCACCTACTGCGCCCGCGACGTGATCATCGCGACGGGGTCCGATCCATTCGTGCCGCCCGGCATCGAGACCGACGGCCGCACCGTCTTCACCAGCGATGAGGCGATCAACCTGGAGTGGCTGCCGCGCTGGATCACGATCATCGGCAGTGGCTACATCGGCCTGGAATTCGCGGATGTCTACACAGCCCTGGGCTGTGAGGTGACGATGATCGAGGCGCTCGATCGGGTGATGCCCACCTTCGATCCCGACATCGCCAAGATCGCCGCCCGCAACCTGATCGACGGTCGCGACATCGACGCCCGCTCCGGCGTGCTGGCCCAGAAGATCACCCCCGGCTGCCCGGTGAAGATCGAGCTGGTCGACATGAAGACCCGCGAGCCGGTGGAAACCCTCGAGGTCGATGCCGTGCTCGTGGCCACCGGCCGGGTGCCCTGCAGCCAGGAGCTCAACCTGGCGTCGGTGGGTGTGGAGACCAACCGAGGCTTCATCCCGGTGGATGACCGCATGCGCGTGCTCGTGAACGGCACACCCGTGCCCCACCTCTGGGCCGTCGGAGATGTCACCGGCAAGATGATGCTGGCCCACACCGCCGCCGCACAGGGCGCCGTAGCGATCGACAACATCCTCGGCCACGGCCGCGAGATCGACTACCGCTCGATTCCCGCCGCCACCTTCACCCACCCCGAGATCAGTTCGGTCGGCCTGAGCGAGGCCGATGCCAGAACCCTGGCCGAGAAGGAAGGCTTCGAGCTCGGGGCTGTGCGCAGCTACTTCAAGGCCAACTCCAAGGCCCTCGCCGAACTGGAAAGCGACGGCCTGATGAAGCTGCTGTTCAACAAGGCCACCGGCGAGGTGCTCGGCGCCCACATCTACGGCCTCCATGCCGCCGACCTGATCCAGGAGATCGCCAACGCCGTCGCTCGCCGCCAGAGCGTGAAGCAGCTCGCCAACGAGGTGCACACCCACCCCACTCTCAGCGAAGTGGTGGAAGTGGCCTACAAGCAGGCGGCCATGGCCGTCGCCGGCTGA
- the trpC gene encoding indole-3-glycerol phosphate synthase TrpC: MEIRRRPPNPKVKVAHLEYAIPHPEEAPRHILEQIVWEKDREVASARERVPLQKLKEQVARLPVPRDVIAALRAACRKPAVIAEVKKASPSKGVIREDFDPVAIAQGYAAGGASCLSVLTDRRFFQGGFEVLIAVREAVELPLLCKDFILSPYQLYQARAAGADAALLIAAILTDQDLGYLHKVARSLGLTVLVEVHDEQELERVLAIDGLTAPGAGTVVGINNRDLTTFAVDLATTERLMQRFGDTLRQRGLLLVSESGLFRRDDLDRVQSAGADAVLVGEALMRQPDVTAALETLIGG, from the coding sequence ATGGAGATCCGTCGCCGCCCGCCCAATCCCAAGGTGAAGGTGGCCCACCTCGAATACGCCATTCCCCATCCGGAGGAGGCACCGCGCCACATCCTCGAGCAGATCGTCTGGGAGAAGGACCGCGAGGTGGCCTCGGCCCGGGAGCGGGTGCCGCTGCAGAAGCTGAAGGAGCAGGTCGCACGGCTGCCCGTCCCCCGCGATGTCATCGCGGCCCTGCGGGCCGCCTGCCGCAAACCGGCCGTGATCGCCGAGGTGAAGAAGGCCAGCCCCAGCAAGGGGGTGATCCGCGAGGACTTCGATCCGGTGGCGATCGCCCAGGGTTACGCCGCCGGTGGCGCCAGCTGCCTGTCGGTGCTCACCGATCGGCGGTTTTTCCAGGGCGGCTTCGAGGTGCTGATCGCCGTGCGTGAGGCGGTGGAGCTGCCGCTGCTGTGCAAGGACTTCATCCTCAGCCCCTATCAGCTGTATCAGGCCCGCGCCGCCGGCGCCGATGCGGCCCTGCTGATCGCCGCGATCCTCACCGATCAGGACCTGGGCTACCTGCACAAGGTGGCCCGCAGCCTCGGCCTGACGGTGCTGGTGGAGGTGCACGACGAGCAGGAGCTCGAGCGGGTGCTGGCGATCGATGGTCTGACGGCGCCGGGAGCCGGCACGGTCGTGGGCATCAACAACCGTGACCTCACCACCTTCGCGGTGGATCTGGCCACCACCGAGCGGCTGATGCAGCGCTTCGGCGACACCCTGCGGCAGCGGGGGCTGCTGCTGGTGAGCGAATCGGGGCTGTTCCGCCGTGACGATCTCGACCGCGTCCAGAGCGCCGGCGCTGATGCGGTGCTGGTGGGCGAGGCGCTGATGCGTCAGCCGGACGTGACGGCCGCCCTCGAGACCCTGATCGGGGGGTGA
- a CDS encoding sialidase family protein, producing MLAITCAAALGSSAAAAASPARPLALQTARIPSPAATPSAEGFGYPSNADGRHAADPRVLRLVNVAGTPGRFLAWPANHGLWSWDGGREILVGFGEGPWLDRSGHKVGDPQEPRLVRSRDGGHSWQTQISDPFKGRVQSARVLVQPIRFDAPGLAVRVMADGRVDAPLGSFFLSVDRGHRWQGPFRFTGLERAPELRGLLLTSRTSYRITGPSSAQFLLSARDPRLGPHSSRLDKTFVAETRDGGRSWRFLSWVVPWSDPYRAVMPSLVDLGGGRLVAALRRRDPRRHPETPSWIDAYASDDGGRSWRFLSWVDETGVPNGNPPALTRLPDGRLACVYANRTQRRMLLRLSRDDGRSWGPPLAIRANPFEQDMGYPQLTVNHRGELVAIYYLATEKRPHSHLEAVLLQL from the coding sequence GTGCTGGCGATCACGTGCGCCGCCGCCCTCGGGTCCTCCGCGGCGGCAGCGGCCAGCCCGGCCCGGCCCCTGGCCCTCCAGACGGCGAGGATCCCGTCGCCTGCCGCCACGCCGAGCGCAGAGGGGTTCGGGTATCCCAGCAACGCCGACGGGCGCCATGCGGCCGATCCGCGGGTGCTCCGACTGGTGAACGTGGCCGGCACACCCGGCCGCTTCCTGGCCTGGCCAGCCAATCACGGTCTCTGGAGTTGGGATGGCGGTCGGGAAATCCTGGTGGGCTTCGGCGAGGGCCCCTGGCTCGACCGATCGGGCCACAAGGTCGGCGACCCCCAGGAACCACGCCTGGTTCGCTCACGCGATGGCGGGCACAGCTGGCAAACGCAGATCTCCGACCCCTTCAAGGGCCGGGTGCAATCAGCGAGAGTCCTGGTCCAGCCGATCCGTTTCGACGCTCCTGGTCTGGCGGTGCGGGTGATGGCCGACGGCAGGGTGGACGCGCCACTCGGCAGCTTCTTCCTGTCTGTGGATCGAGGCCACCGCTGGCAGGGCCCCTTTCGCTTCACGGGTCTGGAGCGCGCTCCTGAGCTCCGGGGCCTGCTCCTGACCTCGCGCACCTCCTACCGCATCACCGGGCCCTCCTCTGCCCAGTTCCTGCTGTCAGCCCGGGATCCACGTCTGGGTCCGCACAGCTCCCGTCTCGACAAGACCTTCGTGGCGGAAACACGCGATGGTGGCCGCAGCTGGCGCTTCCTCAGCTGGGTGGTTCCCTGGAGCGATCCATACCGGGCGGTGATGCCGTCGCTGGTGGACCTCGGTGGGGGGCGGCTGGTGGCGGCATTGCGACGCCGTGATCCACGCCGGCACCCGGAGACTCCGAGCTGGATCGATGCCTACGCCTCGGACGACGGGGGGCGCAGCTGGCGCTTCCTCAGCTGGGTGGATGAGACGGGTGTTCCCAACGGCAATCCACCGGCGCTGACACGGCTGCCGGACGGCAGGCTCGCCTGCGTGTATGCCAACCGAACGCAGCGGCGCATGCTGCTGCGGCTGAGCCGCGACGACGGCCGCAGCTGGGGACCGCCCCTGGCGATCCGGGCCAATCCCTTCGAGCAGGACATGGGCTATCCCCAGCTGACGGTGAATCACCGGGGCGAGCTGGTGGCGATCTACTACCTGGCGACGGAGAAGCGACCCCACAGCCACCTCGAAGCTGTCCTGCTGCAGCTCTGA
- the rpsD gene encoding 30S ribosomal protein S4: MSRYRGPRLRITRRLGDLPGLTRKAAKRSYPPGQHGQARRKRSEYAIRLEEKQKLRFNYGISERQLVRYVKKARAQEGSTGTNLLRLLENRLDNVCFRLGFGPTVPGARQLVNHGHVTVNGRVVDIPSYQCRAGDVVAIRERKASKKLAEGNLEFPGLANVPPHLEFDKAKMTAKVLGRIEREWVALEINELLVVEFYSRKV; the protein is encoded by the coding sequence ATGTCCCGCTACCGCGGCCCTCGCCTGAGGATCACGCGGCGCTTGGGAGACCTCCCCGGTCTCACCCGTAAGGCCGCCAAGCGGTCTTATCCCCCCGGTCAGCACGGCCAGGCCCGTCGCAAGCGCTCCGAATACGCGATCCGTCTCGAAGAAAAGCAGAAGCTTCGCTTCAACTACGGCATTTCCGAACGTCAGCTGGTCCGCTACGTCAAGAAGGCACGCGCCCAGGAAGGCTCCACCGGAACCAACCTGCTGCGTCTGCTGGAAAACCGGCTCGACAACGTCTGCTTCCGTCTCGGCTTCGGCCCCACCGTTCCCGGTGCACGCCAGCTGGTGAACCATGGCCACGTCACCGTCAATGGACGGGTGGTCGACATCCCCAGCTACCAGTGCCGCGCTGGTGATGTGGTGGCCATCCGCGAACGCAAGGCCTCCAAGAAACTCGCCGAGGGCAACCTCGAATTCCCCGGCCTGGCCAACGTGCCGCCGCATCTGGAGTTCGACAAGGCCAAGATGACCGCCAAGGTGCTCGGCAGGATCGAGCGCGAATGGGTCGCCCTCGAGATCAACGAACTGCTGGTGGTTGAGTTCTACAGCCGCAAGGTCTGA
- the yidD gene encoding membrane protein insertion efficiency factor YidD, whose product MPWRERPLAALLLLLIRLYRRWISPLLGPRCRFIPSCSAYGDEAIRRHGPWRGGWLTLRRLLRCHPFTPCSCDPVPD is encoded by the coding sequence CTGCCCTGGCGGGAGCGGCCCCTGGCGGCCCTGCTGCTGCTGCTGATCCGGCTCTACCGGCGCTGGATCTCGCCGCTGCTGGGTCCCCGCTGTCGCTTCATCCCCAGCTGCAGCGCCTATGGCGATGAGGCGATCCGGCGTCATGGACCGTGGCGGGGGGGCTGGCTCACCCTCCGGCGGCTGCTGCGGTGCCACCCGTTCACACCCTGCAGCTGCGATCCGGTGCCGGATTGA
- a CDS encoding glutaredoxin family protein: MASAAATSEASHTSLLLFTRQGCCLCEGLEERLRDLGLTAVGTAPQLTLIDVDEDPQLQSRYGLEVPVLAVRSAEAAWRELPRVPPRLSGERLAQWLERQGVALPAVDTD, encoded by the coding sequence ATGGCCTCCGCTGCCGCGACCTCCGAGGCGTCCCACACGAGCCTGCTGCTGTTCACTCGGCAGGGCTGCTGCCTGTGTGAAGGACTGGAGGAGCGCCTGCGGGATCTGGGCCTGACGGCGGTGGGAACCGCGCCGCAGCTGACCCTGATCGATGTCGATGAGGATCCGCAGCTGCAGAGCCGCTATGGCCTGGAGGTTCCCGTGCTGGCCGTTCGCAGCGCCGAGGCAGCCTGGCGCGAACTGCCGCGGGTGCCGCCGCGCCTCTCCGGTGAGCGGCTGGCGCAGTGGCTGGAGCGCCAGGGTGTGGCGCTCCCAGCCGTGGACACCGACTGA